In Fusarium verticillioides 7600 chromosome 4, whole genome shotgun sequence, the following proteins share a genomic window:
- a CDS encoding beta-fructofuranosidase, translated as MRGLLFSTVAGLVQLSTAQSSTTLPVPTGTPITGDYNGAYRPQIHFSPPQHFMNDPNGMFRDADGLWHLYYQYNPTDVVAGNQHWGHATSKDLYHWVNQPIALFPPEKDTYVFSGSAVVDVNNTSGFFPDQDNGVVAIYTLSSPTVQDQAIAYSRDGGYTFTPYAKNPVINSTSTQFRDPKVIRYDDSWIMVVAYPQDFKIGIFESENLKDWTPTSNFSHHGLLGLQYECPNMIPMPYVDEDGKKQDDMWLMAISINPGAPLGGSITEYFPGTFNGTHFEAVDAAARIADFGKDNYAGQWFYGLSEDEYPVSIAWASNWQYTSVVPTGDEGWRSAMSLPRENYLTKAKRVGWKLVSKPYDLSPVLGRELASNSSFGNGTLIVDYSDVESNAIYWEVNITGIPDSGIPSTSSMNWTFSSPITNEAIKSGYYLGGDPVFFLDRGGVKGFDNIFYTDKTSLGSLATENGTWSLSGVIDRSIYEAFLNGGVDSVTNTFFSTEPLTLMIFSATDLPEDVKVSVKVHALESAWKEMENDNGLVAGNRTSSSS; from the exons atgagaggTCTTTTGTTCTCGACTGTCGCTGGTCTCGTCCAGCTCAGCACCGCCCAGTCTTCCACTACGCTTCCTGTACCAACTGGAACACCCATCACTGGCGATTACAATGGCGCATATCGTCCTCAGATTCACTTTTCCCCTCCCCAGCATTTCATGAACGACCCCAATGGCATGTTCCGCGATGCCGATGGTCTCTGGCATTTATACTATCAGTATAATCCCACTGATGTAGTCGCGGGTAATCAGCATTGGGGCCATGCAACCTCGAAGGATTTGTACCACTGGGTGAATCAGCCCATTGCGCTTTTCCCACCAGAGAAGGATACTTATGTATTCTCTGGAagtgctgttgttgatgtcaacaacacctccGGATTCTTCCCTGACCAGGATAATGGTGTCGTTGCGATTTAC ACACTGTCATCGCCTACCGTTCAAGACCAGGCAATCGCCTATTCTCGAGATGGAGGCTACACCTTTACTCCATATGCCAAAAACCCCGTCATAAACAGCACATCTACTCAGTTCCGTGATCCTAAAGTCATTCGTTACGATGACTCATGGATCATGGTCGTTGCCTACCCTCAAGACTTCAAGATCGGCATCTTTGAGTCTGAAAATCTCAAGGACTGGACGCCTACCAGCAACTTCTCCCACCACGGCCTTCTCGGTCTGCAGTACGAGTGCCCTAACATGATCCCCATGCCCTACGTCGATGAGGACGGGAAGAAGCAGGATGATATGTGGCTCAtggccatcagcatcaacccTGGTGCACCATTGGGAGGCTCTATTACTGAGTACTTCCCTGGTACTTTCAACGGTACTCActttgaggctgttgatgctgctgcaCGAATTGCGGACTTTGGCAAGGACAACTACGCTGGCCAGTGGTTTTACGGTCTTTCAGAGGACGAGTATCCTGTTTCTATTGCTTGGGCTTCCAACTGGCAGTATACCAGCGTTGTGCCTACTGGCGATGAGGGTTGGAGAAGCGCCATGAGTCTTCCTCGTGAGAACTACCTCACCAAGGCTAAGCGTGTTGGCTGGAAACTTGTCTCCAAGCCCTATGACCTCAGCCCTGTCCTGGGTCGCGAGCTCGCCtccaacagcagctttgGCAACGGAACACTTATTGTCGACTACTCTGATGTTGAGTCCAACGCTATTTACTGGGAAGTCAACATCACTGGCATTCCCGACAGCGGAATtccctcaacctcttctaTGAACTGGACGTTCTCAAGCCCCATCACCAACGAAGCCATCAAGAGCGGCTACTACCTCGGTGGCGATCCAGTGTTCTTCCTCGACCGCGGCGGTGTCAAGGGCTTTGACAACATCTTCTACACTGATAAGACGTCCCTGGGTAGTCTCGCTACCGAGAACGGCACCTGGAGCCTTAGTGGTGTGATTGATAGGTCAATTTATGAGGCTTTCCTCAACGGTGGCGTTGATAGCGTCACCAACACTTTCTTCTCCACAGAGCCCTTGACACTCATGATCTTCAGCGCAACTGACCTGCCggaggatgtcaaggttAGTGTCAAGGTTCATGCTTTGGAGAGTGCTtggaaggagatggagaatgACAATGGACTTGTAGCGGGAAACAGAACATCGAGTTCGTCATAG